The Mucilaginibacter sp. PAMB04168 genome contains the following window.
CAGCCCAATGGGTGATCATAATCATGGGATGTTTGCTGCTATTAATGGCCATATTCACTAACTATGAGGCTGGCGTTGTTAAGCAGATTTCAATTCCTACGCACTTAACACTGGATGTATATACAGGCGCTTTCCTGATCATAACGCCTTGGCTGTTCGGATTCTCTGACAGCACGCGATGGCCATACCTGGCATTCGGTCTATTTGAAGTTTTTGCAGGACGTCTGACTAAGAAATTTCAAGATGCCCGCACATCCTTCTCGTGAAATGCACATTAAATTATAGCATAGCTCATGATAAAGACAGATATCTGCATAATTGGCGCCGGTCCTGTTGGCTTATTTGCGGTTTTTGAAGCTGGATTGCTAAAAATGCGTTGCCATCTCATAGATGCACTCCCTCAAGTCGGCGGCCAGTTGGCAGAGATCTATCCACATAAGCCGATTTATGACATACCCGGGTACCCGGTTATTAAAGCACAGGAGTTGGTAAACAAGCTTATTGAGCAAATTGATCCATTCCGTCCCGGTTATACATTGGGCGAACGGGTTGATCATTGCTTTGTAAAGAGTACGGCTCTTTTGTGGTTACCACTTGAGGGTACAGCTGTTACTTGCAAAGTGGTAGCCTAAATACAAATAGCCCCGATAATCTTATGGAAATCATTAAAGCTTCGGGGTATGATATTCTGGCCACCTGCGGCGGTAAGGGCCTATGCGCCACGTGCCATGTACAGGTTGTACAGGGACTAAACTTGTTACCGCTCCCTAATCCAAACGAAATGCAAACGCTTGACATTTTATACGATGCCGAGCCCGCCAGTCGTCTGGCTTGCCAGTTAAAAACATTTCAAATACCTGAGGGAGCCATATTTAAAATAAAGCAAGATGATTATTAGGGCGGCGTAACAACGCTTTATTACACCGCCCTATATCTCCAAATTACTTATGTGGGGGGTTAAGCTCAGGGATAATAAATTTCTCGCCTTTAGATAGGATATCAACATTAAGCCCGCGTATGGTTAAAGGCTCGTCATCGCCATGATTATGAATGTTTGTACCATGGCTTTCGTAACCATTTATAACAATAATAACGCCGCAGCCAACTACTTCGGCCTCCTTGCCATTCCTTACAATCATAGCGGTATCTTCTTCAATACCTACACCAATAGAGGTTGGATTAGTAGCAATAACCTGCGACATACGTACAAAGCGCCCACGGTTTACAAAGTGGGTATCAATACATACGTCACGCAAAAACTCCAGCCCGGTTGTAATTTTCACATTGCCGGCAATCATTTCATCCCGGCCAACGCCTTGGTATATCATCGGGGTAGACATAGCCATGGCGCCAGCGCTTGTACCCGCAATGATCAACCTATCGTGTATATACCGCTGTTTTAACAATAATAGCACATCAGTACCACCATATACGGCAGTTAGTTTCAACTGATCGCCACCAGCAATAAAAACGCCGTGTGCGGCAGTAATCCTTTCTTCAAGCTCATCTAACTTAACATCCGCCCTGTTATCATGATGTATGTGATTTATCTGATAAACACCCAAATCCTTGAAAGAACGTTCATAGTTCTTAAATGACTCTTCCGGTTCAGAAGATGATGCCGAAGTTATTACCTCAACAACGGCATGCTCAGCTTCAAGCAAGTTTACAAAGCAAGATAATACTTCCATGCCTATGCTATACTGGCTGTCGTTTTTCTCGGCTTCCTGGTTATCTTCTTTGGCTTCGGCTCCACCTATTATAAGTAATGTACCATTTGGCACCGGACAGGTGTTATTCTCTTCCATAGCTATCAAAAACTAATTATTGTTATTAAATATTATTTAGGATGTAGCTATTTCTCGACATTAACTAACATTATTTACTTCAGATTAGTTTAATTTTTATACAATTAGGATACAAACTGCGTATTGACACGTGCAAGCCGGACTACGTATAAACACCTGTTTATCAATTTTTTTTACGTGTTTATTTGCGTAAATTGATATTCCTTTAAGTTTTAAGTAAACATGGGCATACCAATTGCTAATAAAAATGTAAAGTTTATAATACCCTCTATCTATCTATGAAAAACATAATAAATACATTACCAACAAACCTGCTATGCTTTTCACATTTGCGCTGGGACTTTGTGTACCAGCGTCCACAACATTTGCTGAGCCGTTTTGCCGCCTACTTTAAAGTTTACTTTTTAGAAGAGCCGCTTTTTGAGGACTGCTCCGAGGCCAGCCTTTCTTTTTCACCACGCGAGGGCAACATTTTTGTAGGTGTACCTCACCTGCCGCACGGCCTTTCTGAACAGGAAGTGATCAGCACTGTGGGCAGCCTGCTTAATCAGTTTTTACAGGACAAGGACTTAGAAGACTTTGCCTTCTGGTACTACTCACCCATGGCCATGTCTTTCTCTGAAAAACATACGCCTAAGGTGACCATATACGATTGCATGGACGAGCTCTCTGCCTTTAAGAACGCCCCTAAAGCGCTTAAAGACATGGAAAAGAAGCTCATGAAGTATGCTGATGTGGTCTTTACCGGTGGTCACTCACTGTACGAGGCTAAAAAAAATCAGCATGCCAACATCTACCCCTTCCCTTCCAGCATCGAAAAGGAACATTTTGCCAAAGCCCGTAAAGCCAAAGCAGAACCGCAAGATCAGGCAGGGATTAAAGGCCCTAAGCTGGGCTTTTACGGGGTGATCGATGAGCGCTTTGACATTGAACTCATTCGCGGTATTGCTGATGCCAGACCCGATTGGCAGATCATGCTCATAGGCCCGGTTGTAAAGATCGACCCGGCTACTTTGCCCAAAAATGCCAACATCCATTATCTGGGACAAAAGACCTACAAGGAACTGCCGGCTTACCTGTCGGGCTGGGATGTGGCCCTCATTCCTTTTGCGCTGAATGAGTCCACCCGCTTTATCAGTCCAACTAAAACGCCTGAGTACCTGGCAGCAGGCATACCGGTGGTATCCACTCCTATCAAAGATGTGGTGAACCCTTATGGCACCAAAAACCTGGTGCACATCGGCGCAACGGCTCTGGAGTTTGTGCAGGCGATTGATCAGGAACTGGCCGTTGCTGACAGAAAACAATGGCTCAAAAAAGTCGATACTTTTCTTGCGCTTAACTCCTGGGATATGACGCATCAGCAAATGCAAAAACACATTCTAAATGTTGCCCGTAGTAAGAACAACATTTCTGTAGCCAGTTAAAAGATTACATTTTAACAAAAACGCTTACAAGTACGCTTGTAAAATAAACTAATTCGCTACATAGCTGTAGTTGTTATAGCTATGTAGCTATTGTTTAACTTAGTTCTTATATATGAAAATTTGGGGTGGTATCGAGTGTACGATCAACCGTGTCAGTGATAGTTATATTGATCAACTGACCTATTCGGGGCACTACAACAGACCTGAAGACATTAAACTATTTGCCGAACTGGGCGTTGAAAAATTAAGATACCCAGTATTATGGGAAAAACACCAGCCAGATAGTAATATAAAAATAGACTGGACAGACACTAAAAATAAGCTAAACCTACTAAAAGAGCATAACATAGATCCTATTGCAGGATTGGTACACCACGGCAGCGGCCCCGCTTACGTAAATATGCTCGAAGACTCCTTTGTATACGGACTTGCAGAATATGCCGGAAAAGTTGCCGAAGAATTTCCTTGGATAAATTATTACACACCTGTAAACGAACCATTAACAACCGCGCGCTTTTGTGGGCTATATGGTATATGGCATCCGCACGGAACCGGCGACAAAAGCTTTCTAAAAATTCTTATTAATGAATGCAAAGCTACTACCTTGGCAATGCAGGCTATACGTAAGGTAAATCCGAACGCCAAACTGGTGCAAACCGAAGATTTGGGTAAGATACATAGCACGCCGCTGCTTAAATACCAAGCCGACTTTGAGAACCACCGCCGGTGGCTAAGTTTTGATTTGTTGTGTGGAAAGGTTACACCGTCGCACGCACTGTACAGGTATATTATTGATAGCGGCATAAACGCAGAAGAATTAACATTCTTTACTGAGAACCCTTGCACACCGGATATTTTTGGATTCAACTATTACCTTACATCAGAGCGTTATCTGGATGAAAATATAGATCGTTTTCCGGAACATACGCACGGCAGCAACGGCCGCCACACCTATGCCGACGTAGAAGTACTGCGCGTTGGCAATGCACAGGCTTCCGGAATTTATGCGCTGCTTAAAGAGGCCTGGGAGCGTTATCATCAGCCAATGGCCATAACCGAGGTACACCTGCACTGTACACGTGAAGAACAATTGCGCTGGATTAAAACGATTTGGGATGCAGCAGTAAAACTCAAAAATGAAAAAGTAGATGTTAGGGGCATTACTGCTTGGGCCCTTTTAGGTTCATTCGGCTGGAACAGGCTGCTTACCCAGCCCAACGGCGATTATGAACCTGGCGTTTTTGATGTGCTATCGGGCTATCCACGCGCTACCGCATTAACGCAGATGCTCAAATGTCTTTCAAAAGGTGAAGATTTCAATCATCCGGTAATGAATGGCAAGGGATGGTGGGAAAGAGAAATAAGGGTGCTATATAACCATTCGGCTCATCAGCTTATCAAAAGCACCGAACCGGTCGCTTCACCATTATTAATCGTAGGCAAATCAAACTCACTGGCTTATGCATTCGCACGGGTATGTAAGCTAAGAAACATCAGGTTTAAAATGCTCAGCAAAACAGAGCTTGATATCACTAACCGCGACCAAATTGAACGGGTTATACAGGATGTTAAGCCATGGGCTATTATTAACACAGCCGACTTTTTGCAGATCGACCATGCCGAAATTGCGTGTAACAGCTGCTATGAGTTAAATACTCAGGGTGCCGAAAACTTATCTTATTTTACCGGGAAATACGGCATTAAACTAGTCAACTTTTCAACCGATTTAGTTTTCGATGGCGAAAAGAACGAACACTATCTGGAAAATGACCTGGTTAAACCACTTAACATTTACGGCCAAAGCAAAGCCCTGGCAGAGGAGTGTGTATTAAAAAATGATCCGTCGGCTTTAGTTGTACGCACCGGCGCTTTGTTTAGTGCATGGGATTCAAACAATTATGTAATCAGTGTACTCAATAATTTAAAGAGCCGTACATCCATTATGGCTGAGCATGATGTTTTCGTTTCGCCAACTTATGTGCCCGATCTGGTAAATGCCGCACTTAACTTATTAATTGACGGCGAATACGGCATTTGGCATCTGGCCAATCACGGCAGCGAAAGCTGGGCTAATTTTGCTACTGAACTGGCCCAACGAGCTGGTTACAGTGCTCATTTAATAACCCCGGTACCCTTGCACTCAATGGATTACCGGGCAGTAAGACCTAAGTACAGCGCACTAAAAAGCCAGCGCGGAATGCTTCTGCCATCGTTAGATAAAGCCTTAAACAGCTTTTTTGACGAATTGCGCTTAACAGCATAAATCTTAATTATTAACCCATTCTGCAACACTCTTGCAGAATGGGTTTTCTTTTAAATGTAAACCTTTATGCCTACACACCCAATGGTTTCATTACCATCACTTTTAGATAACGATTTCTACAAGTTCACAATGCAACAGGGTGTTATTCGATTATTTCCGTACGCCAAGGCTCGTTACCAGTTCATTAACCGCGGCAAGCACAGCTTTCCGCCAGGGTTTGCACAAGCCCTGCGTGAGGCTGTAAATGATATGGCCCACCTACAGCTCACCCGCGAAGAAAAAAACTTTCTACGTGTTACCTGCCCTTACCTTGATCCGCTTTATCTGGATTTTTTGGAAGGCTACCGTTACAATCCCGAAGAGGTACAAATAGAGCAGCATGACAACGAGCTTCAGGTACACATTGAAGGTTTATGGTACCGCACCATCTTATGGGAAGTGCCCATCATGTCGCTCATATGCGAGTTGTATTACAAGCTCAATCATACCGAACGGATCAGCAATGAAGAGGTTACAGAGCGCACTAAGGAAAAGATTGAAAGGTACACTGCTCTCGGTGTTAACGTAGCCGAATTTGGCACCAGGCGCAGGCACTCGTACCAAGTGCAACGCATGGTTGTACAAGCATTGAGGCAGTACGGACCAAACAGCTTTGTGGGCACCAGCAACGTACACATGGCCATGCTTCATCAAACCAAGCCTATCGGTACGCATGCACACGAATGGTTTATGTTCCATGCGGCCCGTTATGGTTTTAAAATGGCTAATGCCCTGGGGCTTGAGCATTGGGTACAGGTATACCGGGGCGATTTAGGTATTGCTTTATCAGACACGTATACGACCGGCGTATTCTTTAAGCAGTTTGATAAAATGTTCTCTAAGCTTTTTGATGGCGTACGACATGACAGCGGCGACCCTTTGCAATTTGCAGATCAGGTAATTGCACATTATAACAGTTTAGGCATCGATCCTTTAACTAAAACCATCATCTTTTCGGATGCTTTAAATTATGATAAGGTAGCGCGTATTGCCGGACACTGCCGCAACCGCGTGGGCATATCATTTGGTATTGGTACAAACTTTACTAATGATGTTGGGCCACAGGCAATGAACATTGTGATTAAAATGACCGAGGCTTGTCCGCATAATGGCGAATGGACTGAGGTGGTAAAACTTTCAGACGAGCATGGCAAATACACCGGCAGCGAGCACATGATTGGTTTGGCAAAAACAATATTAGGCATTGTGTAATCTGGCATAATTATGAGGGAAGTAGAGGTTGATAACATTGAAGATTATCTGAAGCTAATTAAATTAAGCAAGGAAGAAAATATAAGCGATGGTAACTTTGAAGATTTTTTATTCAGAGGACAAACGGCCGACTATCCGCTCATTCCCAAAATATGCCGGTTAAAAGCTAAAGGCGAACTGCTACAGGTAGAACAGCTACTTTTGCATGAATTTAAGCGAACCAATCCATTACTTATTGAAGGGCATAGCCCAATGGATGACTGGGATTATTTAACCTTGGGGCAGCACTTTGGTTTACCAACCCGCTTGCTCGATTGGTCTAACAATGCACTAACAGCCCTTTGGTTTGCCACAGGTGAAAGCTATGGCGACGAAGAAAATAGTACTTATTCAGTAGTGTGGATACTAATGGCCCACCAGAAAGACTTTGATTTGAACATAGAAAAAGTAAGCCCTTTTGATGTGAAGCAAACGAAAATTTTCAGGCCGCGCATTATCAAACAACGGATCAACAATCAATCCGGCGTGTTCAGTGTTCCTTCATCGGAAGAATTGTTACATAAACGCTATATGAATGAGAGTGACAGTTACGCCGATAAGCTTATTAAAGTTAAGATTCCGGCCGACAAGCTGGTTGATATCAGGACAGACCTTAATACCGTAGGTGTAAACGCATTTACCATTTTCCCTGAACTTGAGGGGCTGTGCACCTACCTGCAGTGGCGGTACTTCGAATAGATTAACTTAACCTAGGCTATCTGGTTGAGCCTCTTCCGCTGCCTGTCAGCATCATATAATTAAACGCAAAATCATATCCGCAAGGTAAACTTAAATGAGTGTTTGATAAGTATCTCCTTAACGTATACCAGGCCCTCTTTTAAGGCAGGAAAGCAGGTAGCTTGAAGCCCATACTGAAGAAACGTTGCCTGTAATACCGCAAATAAACCAATCAATCCGCGGTATACAGGCAACGCTTGTACTAATTTTGTTGATCCAGCACAAATACGGTCATGGAGCGTGGTCCGTGAGCGCCAAGCACCAGTGATTGCTCAATGTCGGCAGTTTTAGAAGGGCCTGCTATAAATGCGCCCCATCCATACTGGGTATCTGCTATACGCATATAAGCACGGTGCATGGTGTCTACCATATTGTCGGCCGTTATTACCGCGGCTAAGTGCTGACAAATAAAAGGTACTGCCCGGTGGCCCAACAATTCTTCGGTTACCCAAACAGAACCATTTTCAGCAACACCAAAATGCGCTTTGATAACTGCCAGTTCTACGTCGGCCAGTTGGTGGGCGGCCGGGTTTATTTCATAAGCAGAAGTCGCTACTTCATCAAGCTCCGGAACTAAACTTAGCACCCGCACATGTTGGGAGTCATACTTTTCTTTAACAATGGTCTTAATTTCGTCCCAATTGCTCACACGGTGAACAGCGCCCCCAATGGCGGTAAGCACCGTTTCGTACTGTGCCAGCACATCATCGTAACCAATATGCTTAAAAGGTTCAATATCCGGAATAGGCATTGCCTCAGGCTTATTACTTGCTACCGCTGCTAAAATTGTATCTCTGCTGCTCATAGGTTAATGAGTGAGTTATTGATTGAGTGTTTGATGATCTAATTCAAATCGTTGCATCAATTCTATTATCCTTACTCCTGTTGTATATTTTAATTATACTGATCTTTGTTTCTTACTTCTTGCTTCTATTTTTACCGTACCACTCGCCAAATGATTCTTTGGGAGATTCGGGCATATCACGTTGTTTGTACCACGGGTTAAGCTTGTTGTTTACCGCAAATGGTGCATACTTAATAGTAGCTCTGCCCATTTTACCGGCTGCATGGTATAAAGTTGGGGATGCCAGCGTAGCTGCCATAACCTGCATGGCTATCTTTTTACCGGTTGGTGCATAACCTTCCTTCACCAGCACCTGCCGCCATTTATAAAGCTGATCGTGTATATCAATCTTAACCGGACATACGTTTGAGCACGAGCCGCAAAGCGTAGAAGCAAACGGCAAGTCGGCATACTTTTTCATATCCAGGTTTGGTGCCAGGATAGAACCTATAGGCCCAGCCACAGCGGTATGATAACTGTGCCCGCCGCTTCTTCGATACACCGGACAAGTGTTCATGCATGCACCGCAACGTATACATTTTAACGAGTTGCGGAAATCTTTCCGGCCCAGTTGCACACTACGGCCGTTATCTACCAGTACCAGGTGCATTTGCTGCCCTGCCCTTGGTTTACTAAAGTGGCTGCTGTAAGTGGTAATAGGCTGGCCGGTAGCACTACGGGTTAGTAATCTTAAAAACACACCCAAATGCTCCCGTTTAGGAATCAGTTTTTCAATACCCATACAAGCAATATGTACATCGGCCAGGTGGGCGCCCATATCGGCGTTACCCTCGTTGGTACACACTACAAACTCGCCGGTTTCGGCCACGGCAAAGTTTACCCCGGTTAGGGCCACTTTACGGGTTAGGAAAGTTTCGCGCAGGCTTCCGCGTGCTGTTTCGGTCAGGAACTGCGGGTCTGACATATTAGATGGCGTACCCAAGTACATGTGAAAAAGGTCGCCTATTTCTTCTTTCTTTTTATGGATGCAGGGCAGTACGATGTGGCTGGGCGCTTCGCCAGCCAACTGCACAATACGCTCACCCAGGTCGGAGTCGATCACCTCAATGCCATGCGTGGCCAGGTAATCGTTCAAATGGCACTCCTCGGTAAGCATGCTCTTGCTTTTAACCATTTGTGTTACCTTGTTCTCGGTAAGCAAACCATGCACAATCTGGTTATGCTCCTGAGCATCGGCAGCCCAATGCACAGTAATGCCATTGGCCTTGGCCGCAGCCTCAAATGCTGTAAGGTAGGTATCGAGGTTACTTAGTACATTAAACTTAATGTTAGAGGCAGCCTCACGCAAAGCTTCCCACTCGGGCAGCTGGTGCACGCTTTTATCGCGCTTGGCACGTATCCACCATAAGGTCTCATCATGCCAGTCAACACGCTCCTCGTCTTTATTGAATATATCGGCCAGTTCGGCGTGGTCTTTTGTTGTTGTAGTCATGGCTCTTTTGTTTTAAGCCCACGGACAATAGACCATAGTCCATGGTTTTTGTTTGAAGTTAGTCTTTCCATGGTCTTTATAGGCCATGGCCAATAACTTAACCTTCGCTATTCAAAATCTCGGCAATGTGTAGCACTTTAACTTTACTACCCTGACGTTTTAAAATGCCTTCCATGTGCATAAGGCATGACATATCAGCACCGGTAATATATTCGGCACCATGTTTTAAGTGATCGGCGACACGGTCTTTTCCCATTTTGGCCGACACCGCTTCTTCGGCTACGCAAAACGTACCGCCAAAGCCACAGCATTCGTCTTTGCGATCCAGCTCAATCAGTTCCAGGTCTTTCACCATGTTTAAAAGTGAGCCCGGCTTAGAGAAACTCGGCGCAACCAGTTCGGTCATCGAGCTCAGGTGCAGTCCGCGCTGGCCGTGGCAACTTTGGTGTACACCAACCTTGTGCGGAAAACGCGAAGGCAGGCTTTCCACTTTCAGCACATCGGTTAAAAACGATGTAAGTTCCCAAACCTTATGGCTAACCTCCTTGGCTTCTGCCGGGCGCTTATCATCGTGCAAATGCTCCCTTATGTGCAGCACACAACTGCCCGAGGGCGACACGATATAGTCAAAACCCGAAAAATTATCGATAAATAACCGGTTACAGCCACCCGTTAAATGCTCAAAACCCGAATTAGCCATAGGCTGGCCGCAACAGGTTTGGTTAGGCGGATACACAACATTTACCCCCAGCTTTTCTAACAGCTGTAGGGTGGCTATGGCCGCCCCCGGGTAAAACTGATCAACGTAACACGGTATAAATAGTCCTACAGTCATATATGTACAGTATTCGATGCTGTATTATAACGTTTAAGTTGAATTAAATTATTAGGCAAAGCTTTATTATTCCATGATTTGTGGATAGCCAGCGCGGTACCTACAGCAGTAGCCTGCGCTACAGAAGCGGCCCATACCTTAACATCCGGAAACAAATCAGCCAAAAGATTCATAAAGATCTCATTCTTCCCAAAACCTCCGTCTACATAAATATCTTTTACGCTGGTTCCTTGCAGCACCAGTTGAGTTGATTGATATTGCAGCGAAGCCAGGTCAAGCATCAGTTGATGATAAGCCTCAATATCCGTTGCAAATGCAGCAAGGTCCCTTTTCGAGAAGCCCGAAGTGATTAGGCCTGTGCCATCTTTAACAGTACTTGCCGGTGGCTGCTCTGCTTTCAGCTTAGCAATAATTTCGGGTTGATAAGGCATTGTACGGTATTTTACAACACTTTGCTTAAACCAGGCCGCTATGCGCTTAACCTCCTGCTCATGCTCATTGCCCGAAAATACGCGCGATGCCTTTACCGGTTTACCCTGGTATTGCAGGTAGGCCAAACAGTCTTTACTTAACTCTTCAGGTGTTAGGGGCTGGTTATTGAACGGATTAAGGCTTATGCACCAGGTACCGGTAGATAAAAGCACAAAAGGCTCGGTAAAGCTCACCAGGTAAGGAATAAGCGCGGCGGAACTATCGTGCAAGCCAATACCAACAGCACAGCTCCTGCCTTCAATAATCATAGCCAAAGCCTGATTTGACGGAAATATAGGAGCCAGCTTTTTACGAAGATGTTCAGCTTTAACCCACGAATGATAATCCTGCTGGTTAAAGTCCCAAAGCTGCGTATGGCAGCCTATACTGGTAATATCAGAATAGGCCGCACCCGACACCAATAAACTCAAGTACTGCGGCAGGTGTAAGGCATATTTAACCTGGTTAAACAAATCAGGCTTCTGGTGTTTAATGCGGTACAACTGCATCCCCGAATTTAGGTTGCCCAATACCGGTGATGCCGTTTCGGCAGCTATTTTTTCGGGCGAGCCATACTCCTGGTAAAACTTCCTGCTTATTTCTTCGGGGTAAGCTTTAAGGTAATTATACAGGGGGGCCAATGGCTCCCCCTGTTCATTAATGTATACCAGGCTTGCTCCGTACGATGAAAAGTTAATAGCCCTGATCTCAAACTGATCGAGGCGGTAAATTTCATGCAAAGAATCAAAAATAGACAGCTGCAAACTTTCGAGATTTTCGCAGGCGTCGCCGTCCTCATCTAACGTCTCAATAAACCTTGCCGACTTTTCGTAAACGATGTTATAGTCTTCATCCAGCAAAAATAATTTCTTGTTGGTTTTGCCTACATCAAATACTGCTATTACGGGTGTTGGCGTCATGCTTATAATCCTGTGGCTACAGTTTTTTCGCCACGTTCTTTAATTAAATTTTTACGTACATCAAAGCTGCGGTAAGCGGCCAGCGGGCTTAAAGCACCACCGGTTCTTAAACGCGCCTCGGCCACTAACGGCCGAACGTCGGTACGGTAAGCGGTTTGCAGAATTTCCTGTGCCTGGGCAACATCATTTGACAGCTGCGCTTGTTTTAAAGCTTCTGTATCAACAATTAAAGCCTGTGCATAGGCGATTTTAATAGCCTCAACCGATTGGATCAGATCTTCGATAGGGTCTTTCACGTTGTGTGAAGCGTCTATCATCCAGCCCAGATCTTTAGAGTGTATCATACCACGGGCGTCCATACCTTCAACAAGTTCGTTAAAAATCAGGAACAATTGGTAAGGGTTAATGCTACCTACGGTTAAATCGTCATCTCCGTATTTCGAATCGTTGAAGTGGAAACCGGCCAGTCTGCCTTCCATCAGTAACAATGATACGATCTGTTCAATGTTAGTATTAGGTAAATGGTGACCCAAATCAACCAAAGTTGATGCTTTTGGGCCTAATTTGGTAGCGAGTAATAAGGATTGGCCCCAATCACCAATTGTAGTTGAGTAAAAGTTTGGCTCGTATGGTTTGTACTCCACCCAAACTTTCCAATCATCCGGCAGTGCCTCGTAAATCTCCTGCAAGCTTTCCAGCGTGTTTTGGAATGCGTTACGGAAGTTTAACTGGCCCGGGAAGTTGGAACCATCAGCCAACCAAACCGATAAAGCATTGGAGCCTAACTCCACACCGTATTTGATTACCTCAATGTTATGTTCAACTGCCTGTTTGCGCACAGCCTTGTCAACATGGTGCAAAGAGCCGTATTTGTAACTCAGTTGCTGATCTTTCTGGTCTTGAAAGGTGTTAGAGTTTACCGCATCGAAACGTAGTCCATTTTGTGCAGCTAAAGCTTTTATATCATTCGCATTTTTTGGGATATCCCATGGAATGTGCAGAGAAATAGAATCACTTGATTTATTCAGGGCATGAATAACGCCTACATCTTCAATTTTTTCTTCGAGGCTGCGTGGCTCGCCACCGCCAGAGAAACGGCCAAAACGAGTACCACCGGTTCCTAAAGCCCAGCTGGGGATGGTGATGTTAAAAGCCGAAAGCTTTTGCATAACCTCATCCAAATTCTTTACATCGGCAGCTACATAATCAAACTGGCGCTGATGCTTGCTGCTTAACTGATGATTGGCTTCATCAATTTTATATTTCTCTATTTGCATAATTGGTTATAATTAGAAGCCCCTCCCAACCCCTCCCCGAAAGGGAGGGCTTTTAGGAGCTTGATTAATAATTTTTAAGTCTCCCCTACCGGGAGAGATTTAGAGGGGGCTTATCGTACGAAGCCGGCAGCAACGCCACCATCAACGTTAATAACGTTACCGGTTGATTTGGCCAGTAAGCCGCCGGTTAAGGCAAAGCAAGCGTTGGCAATATCAATAGGTAAAATAATCTCGTTCAATAAAGTACGTTTAGCGTAGTAGGCAGGCAGTTCGGCTACGGTAATGCCGT
Protein-coding sequences here:
- a CDS encoding SPW repeat protein → MSGILFLASPWLFKYNNGTAAQWVIIIMGCLLLLMAIFTNYEAGVVKQISIPTHLTLDVYTGAFLIITPWLFGFSDSTRWPYLAFGLFEVFAGRLTKKFQDARTSFS
- a CDS encoding 2Fe-2S iron-sulfur cluster-binding protein; the protein is MEIIKASGYDILATCGGKGLCATCHVQVVQGLNLLPLPNPNEMQTLDILYDAEPASRLACQLKTFQIPEGAIFKIKQDDY
- a CDS encoding cyanophycinase translates to MEENNTCPVPNGTLLIIGGAEAKEDNQEAEKNDSQYSIGMEVLSCFVNLLEAEHAVVEVITSASSSEPEESFKNYERSFKDLGVYQINHIHHDNRADVKLDELEERITAAHGVFIAGGDQLKLTAVYGGTDVLLLLKQRYIHDRLIIAGTSAGAMAMSTPMIYQGVGRDEMIAGNVKITTGLEFLRDVCIDTHFVNRGRFVRMSQVIATNPTSIGVGIEEDTAMIVRNGKEAEVVGCGVIIVINGYESHGTNIHNHGDDEPLTIRGLNVDILSKGEKFIIPELNPPHK
- a CDS encoding glycosyltransferase family 1 protein: MKNIINTLPTNLLCFSHLRWDFVYQRPQHLLSRFAAYFKVYFLEEPLFEDCSEASLSFSPREGNIFVGVPHLPHGLSEQEVISTVGSLLNQFLQDKDLEDFAFWYYSPMAMSFSEKHTPKVTIYDCMDELSAFKNAPKALKDMEKKLMKYADVVFTGGHSLYEAKKNQHANIYPFPSSIEKEHFAKARKAKAEPQDQAGIKGPKLGFYGVIDERFDIELIRGIADARPDWQIMLIGPVVKIDPATLPKNANIHYLGQKTYKELPAYLSGWDVALIPFALNESTRFISPTKTPEYLAAGIPVVSTPIKDVVNPYGTKNLVHIGATALEFVQAIDQELAVADRKQWLKKVDTFLALNSWDMTHQQMQKHILNVARSKNNISVAS
- a CDS encoding family 1 glycosylhydrolase: MKIWGGIECTINRVSDSYIDQLTYSGHYNRPEDIKLFAELGVEKLRYPVLWEKHQPDSNIKIDWTDTKNKLNLLKEHNIDPIAGLVHHGSGPAYVNMLEDSFVYGLAEYAGKVAEEFPWINYYTPVNEPLTTARFCGLYGIWHPHGTGDKSFLKILINECKATTLAMQAIRKVNPNAKLVQTEDLGKIHSTPLLKYQADFENHRRWLSFDLLCGKVTPSHALYRYIIDSGINAEELTFFTENPCTPDIFGFNYYLTSERYLDENIDRFPEHTHGSNGRHTYADVEVLRVGNAQASGIYALLKEAWERYHQPMAITEVHLHCTREEQLRWIKTIWDAAVKLKNEKVDVRGITAWALLGSFGWNRLLTQPNGDYEPGVFDVLSGYPRATALTQMLKCLSKGEDFNHPVMNGKGWWEREIRVLYNHSAHQLIKSTEPVASPLLIVGKSNSLAYAFARVCKLRNIRFKMLSKTELDITNRDQIERVIQDVKPWAIINTADFLQIDHAEIACNSCYELNTQGAENLSYFTGKYGIKLVNFSTDLVFDGEKNEHYLENDLVKPLNIYGQSKALAEECVLKNDPSALVVRTGALFSAWDSNNYVISVLNNLKSRTSIMAEHDVFVSPTYVPDLVNAALNLLIDGEYGIWHLANHGSESWANFATELAQRAGYSAHLITPVPLHSMDYRAVRPKYSALKSQRGMLLPSLDKALNSFFDELRLTA
- the pncB gene encoding nicotinate phosphoribosyltransferase, translating into MPTHPMVSLPSLLDNDFYKFTMQQGVIRLFPYAKARYQFINRGKHSFPPGFAQALREAVNDMAHLQLTREEKNFLRVTCPYLDPLYLDFLEGYRYNPEEVQIEQHDNELQVHIEGLWYRTILWEVPIMSLICELYYKLNHTERISNEEVTERTKEKIERYTALGVNVAEFGTRRRHSYQVQRMVVQALRQYGPNSFVGTSNVHMAMLHQTKPIGTHAHEWFMFHAARYGFKMANALGLEHWVQVYRGDLGIALSDTYTTGVFFKQFDKMFSKLFDGVRHDSGDPLQFADQVIAHYNSLGIDPLTKTIIFSDALNYDKVARIAGHCRNRVGISFGIGTNFTNDVGPQAMNIVIKMTEACPHNGEWTEVVKLSDEHGKYTGSEHMIGLAKTILGIV